The following are from one region of the Stigmatella ashevillena genome:
- a CDS encoding metallophosphoesterase codes for MGDPQTDIHRFFTLLERRNLLTQDGWLRPDAQLISVGDHFDWGPPEERDAAARSALHLLAWLAAQPSDQVAIIAGNHDLARVGELADFTDATFAEAQAEADRIYTGENTDKALEQAFLQRYPQVHSAELIARDYSTFREEQRTWVTYLLRERRMRLAYASAPGLLVSHAGVTREDLLALGIAKDRHNNAHAAAYALNDTLDTAVENWKGGPLTVPGLYQPGNRDRGEGLGIVYHRPSVLPEDAERTRQSPRRRFNPLHLPLGLTQVIGHTRDKRARELLGQPPEAHTGGIRHLVTNGKRFTYAAGPPGKTEFEDAVLVFTDGALNESPLESIEFFDFDTRGAR; via the coding sequence GTGGGCGACCCTCAAACGGACATCCACCGCTTCTTCACCCTCCTGGAGCGCCGGAATCTGCTCACCCAGGACGGGTGGCTGCGGCCCGATGCCCAGCTCATCTCGGTGGGAGACCACTTCGACTGGGGCCCGCCGGAGGAACGCGACGCCGCGGCCCGAAGTGCCCTTCACCTGCTCGCATGGCTGGCCGCGCAGCCCTCGGATCAGGTGGCCATCATCGCCGGGAACCATGATCTCGCCCGCGTGGGAGAGCTGGCGGACTTCACCGACGCCACCTTCGCCGAAGCGCAGGCCGAGGCGGATCGCATCTACACGGGGGAGAACACCGACAAGGCTTTGGAGCAGGCGTTCCTTCAGCGCTACCCCCAGGTGCACAGCGCGGAGCTGATCGCCCGGGACTACAGCACCTTCCGGGAGGAGCAACGCACGTGGGTGACGTACCTGCTGCGCGAGCGGCGCATGCGCCTGGCCTACGCATCCGCGCCCGGCCTGCTCGTCAGCCACGCGGGGGTGACCCGGGAAGACCTGCTCGCGCTGGGAATCGCCAAGGACCGCCACAACAATGCCCACGCGGCGGCGTACGCCCTCAATGACACGCTCGACACGGCGGTGGAGAACTGGAAGGGCGGCCCGCTCACCGTGCCTGGCCTCTACCAGCCAGGCAACCGAGACCGGGGCGAGGGCCTGGGCATCGTCTACCACCGACCCAGCGTGCTCCCCGAGGATGCGGAGCGCACGCGCCAGAGCCCGCGCCGGCGCTTCAACCCCCTGCACCTGCCGCTCGGCCTGACGCAGGTCATCGGGCACACGCGGGACAAGCGCGCCCGGGAACTGCTGGGCCAGCCCCCCGAGGCGCACACCGGAGGTATCCGGCACCTGGTCACCAACGGCAAGCGGTTCACCTATGCTGCGGGCCCCCCGGGAAAGACCGAGTTCGAGGATGCCGTCCTCGTCTTCACCGATGGCGCCCTGAACGAGTCGCCGCTCGAGTCCATCGAGTTCTTCGACTTCGATACCCGCGGCGCCCGCTGA
- a CDS encoding LuxR C-terminal-related transcriptional regulator, with protein sequence MESRDRTFLADLQRQIDTVEAGAEVLHSLTDTLREGLRAERAMAYGVTMGVDHYGVGFCHAAGFSAGTALYDTLDTFLRQRPSPWGYFDPARPASAQRNRVLHFRPPTQVESQEAPLHEAGAASWKRLGIGPEQEALVRERVSQSGVPLYHQLGVENMFQLRALICEGPALLSWIGALRSKPFTPREQRLFQTLVPMLQRRLTLEARLRETGLLHSALEAALEALGQPAFVLTSAHQVVHANRAGRALAEQSTQPLVEAVQRHLRGEPAPPEISVTALRVPGLAMHYLVVDKSARSQASARVHLLAERWELTTREEQVLEHIVQGQSNRAIAAQLGCSERTVEVHVTHVLSKAWVESRSALIAKFFQSP encoded by the coding sequence ATGGAATCCAGGGATAGGACATTCCTGGCAGACCTCCAGCGTCAGATCGACACGGTCGAAGCGGGCGCGGAGGTTCTGCACTCGCTGACCGACACGCTGCGCGAGGGGCTGCGGGCCGAGCGGGCCATGGCCTATGGCGTGACGATGGGTGTGGACCATTACGGGGTCGGCTTCTGCCATGCGGCGGGGTTCTCCGCCGGAACAGCGCTGTACGACACCCTGGACACGTTTCTGCGCCAGCGGCCCAGCCCCTGGGGTTACTTCGATCCCGCCCGTCCTGCCAGCGCCCAGCGCAACCGGGTGCTGCACTTCCGCCCTCCCACACAGGTGGAGTCCCAAGAGGCGCCCCTCCACGAAGCGGGCGCTGCCTCCTGGAAGCGGCTGGGCATCGGGCCGGAGCAGGAAGCGCTCGTCCGGGAGCGGGTGAGCCAGAGCGGCGTGCCGCTCTACCACCAGCTGGGCGTGGAGAACATGTTCCAGCTGCGGGCGCTCATCTGCGAGGGCCCGGCGCTGCTCTCCTGGATTGGGGCCCTGCGCTCCAAGCCCTTCACCCCGCGGGAGCAGCGTCTGTTCCAGACCCTGGTTCCCATGCTCCAGCGGCGGCTGACGCTGGAGGCGCGGCTCCGGGAGACGGGGCTGCTCCATTCGGCGCTGGAGGCGGCATTGGAGGCACTCGGCCAACCAGCCTTCGTGCTCACCAGTGCCCATCAGGTGGTGCACGCCAATCGCGCAGGCCGGGCGCTGGCGGAACAGTCCACTCAGCCCCTCGTGGAAGCCGTCCAGCGGCACCTCCGCGGGGAGCCTGCCCCGCCGGAGATCTCCGTCACGGCCCTGCGGGTCCCCGGCCTTGCCATGCACTACCTCGTCGTGGACAAGAGCGCTCGCTCCCAGGCGAGCGCCCGGGTCCACCTTCTCGCCGAGCGCTGGGAGCTCACCACCCGTGAGGAGCAGGTGCTCGAACACATTGTCCAGGGCCAGAGTAATAGGGCCATCGCGGCACAACTGGGTTGTTCGGAGCGGACGGTGGAAGTGCACGTCACCCACGTTCTGAGCAAGGCATGGGTCGAAAGCCGCTCGGCCCTCATCGCGAAATTCTTCCAATCTCCTTGA
- a CDS encoding dienelactone hydrolase family protein has product MAESTKLTSKDGAELPGYLSEAPGGQAPGAVLLVHEWWGLNGHIRGVADRLAKEGFTVFAVDLFQGKVAKDPTTAQQYMGALDWKQAEVDLRRAAEALRQRRPGTKVGITGFCLGGGIALFAAAKDPDIAACVPFYGIPGDDKADVTKIRASVLGHYANQDDFCSPDRVNALEKKLKGANVPVEIHRYAAQHAFFNDTRPEVYSPQNAETAWRRTVEFLHAKLG; this is encoded by the coding sequence ATGGCGGAGAGCACGAAGTTGACCTCGAAGGACGGAGCCGAACTGCCGGGCTATCTGAGCGAGGCGCCAGGAGGCCAGGCCCCCGGCGCTGTCCTCCTCGTTCATGAATGGTGGGGGCTGAACGGCCACATTCGCGGCGTGGCGGACCGCCTGGCCAAGGAGGGCTTCACCGTCTTCGCGGTGGACCTCTTCCAGGGCAAGGTGGCCAAGGACCCCACCACCGCCCAGCAATACATGGGCGCGCTCGACTGGAAACAGGCGGAAGTGGACCTGCGCCGCGCGGCCGAAGCCCTCCGCCAGCGTCGGCCGGGAACGAAGGTGGGGATTACCGGCTTCTGCCTGGGCGGCGGCATCGCCCTCTTCGCCGCGGCGAAGGATCCGGACATCGCCGCCTGCGTTCCCTTCTACGGCATCCCGGGCGATGACAAGGCGGATGTGACGAAGATCCGGGCGTCCGTCCTGGGCCACTACGCCAACCAGGACGACTTCTGCTCTCCGGACCGGGTGAACGCCCTGGAGAAGAAGCTGAAGGGAGCGAACGTGCCCGTGGAGATCCACCGCTACGCCGCCCAGCACGCCTTCTTCAACGACACGCGTCCCGAGGTCTACTCACCGCAGAATGCCGAGACGGCATGGCGGCGAACGGTGGAGTTCCTTCACGCCAAGCTGGGTTAG
- a CDS encoding GreA/GreB family elongation factor has product MSKAFTKEDSGGGEDLVLPRPRPPSGDKRYITPEGYRALQEELARLLGPGAGEEGQEAWGAADRKRERERRAHLLTETLEEVRVVAPEPSQEGRVFFGAWVTLEDEEAAEVTYRIVGPDEADVKAGRLSVESPLARALLGKEVGEAVQVERPRGTVEYTIARVAYTPPSH; this is encoded by the coding sequence ATGTCGAAGGCATTCACCAAGGAAGACAGCGGAGGGGGCGAAGACCTCGTCCTTCCCAGGCCCCGTCCACCCTCGGGAGACAAGCGCTACATCACTCCGGAAGGCTACCGAGCACTCCAGGAAGAGCTGGCCCGGCTCCTAGGGCCTGGGGCAGGCGAGGAAGGGCAGGAGGCGTGGGGCGCCGCCGATCGCAAACGGGAGCGAGAGCGGCGTGCGCACCTCCTCACGGAGACCTTGGAGGAGGTGCGGGTGGTGGCCCCCGAGCCTTCTCAAGAAGGCCGTGTCTTCTTCGGTGCTTGGGTGACGTTGGAAGACGAGGAGGCAGCGGAGGTGACCTACCGCATCGTCGGGCCGGATGAGGCGGACGTGAAGGCCGGACGGTTGAGTGTGGAGTCCCCCCTGGCGCGGGCCCTGCTGGGCAAGGAGGTCGGTGAAGCCGTGCAGGTGGAGCGGCCTCGCGGCACGGTGGAGTACACCATCGCTCGGGTGGCCTACACGCCTCCGTCGCACTGA
- a CDS encoding DUF3943 domain-containing protein codes for MMSGLLLAMALSSSLEPSPSPREAPAPAAVTVPDAPVRTWLVPAAHAAGLMAAMRTSLSLLWPRDFDPSRFRENFRQLRLSYSRPPLFDADQRALEWDGDRWLINTVGHGLFGAEVYARSRQCGHGPGPSLLATTLASTAWEYGVEAFHKQPSAQDLLWTPLVGALLGEGRFQLHRRVRDGGLTPGPTRTLLLFLLDPLGEAERRALGTRC; via the coding sequence ATGATGTCTGGTCTGCTCCTAGCGATGGCGCTGTCCTCCTCCCTGGAACCCTCCCCCTCGCCCCGGGAGGCGCCTGCCCCCGCCGCCGTGACCGTCCCGGACGCGCCCGTTCGCACCTGGCTCGTGCCCGCGGCCCACGCCGCCGGCCTCATGGCCGCCATGCGCACCTCGCTCTCGCTGCTCTGGCCTCGCGACTTCGACCCCAGCCGTTTCCGGGAGAACTTCCGCCAGCTACGCCTCAGCTACTCGCGCCCTCCCCTCTTCGATGCAGACCAACGCGCGCTGGAGTGGGATGGGGACCGCTGGCTCATCAACACGGTGGGCCACGGCCTCTTTGGCGCCGAGGTCTATGCGCGCAGCCGTCAGTGCGGCCACGGCCCGGGGCCTTCCCTCCTGGCCACGACCCTGGCCTCCACCGCCTGGGAGTACGGTGTCGAGGCCTTCCACAAGCAGCCCTCCGCCCAGGACCTGCTCTGGACCCCCCTTGTAGGTGCCCTGCTGGGCGAGGGCCGCTTCCAGCTCCATCGCCGGGTGCGCGATGGGGGCCTCACACCTGGACCTACACGGACCCTGCTCCTCTTCCTGCTCGACCCGCTGGGGGAGGCCGAGCGCCGTGCCCTGGGAACGCGCTGCTGA
- a CDS encoding DUF5011 domain-containing protein has product MGLHFNKSWKILVGTFGLALVGCGGAVGESAEALGQATQGIDGDITLTLNGGAELNLECGVSTWSDPGATATDGAGAPLSVQTYNSGSDAYGPGPQAGSEGTYYVSYLAQDANWNLAEAVRTVIVSDTQAPTLTLVGETDIVHTCGSNWAEPGYSASDACYGSLTSSVAVTGGVNGWTEGTYTVAYAVQDSAGHLTTASRTVTVVDCPVYE; this is encoded by the coding sequence ATGGGCCTGCACTTCAACAAGAGCTGGAAGATTCTGGTCGGAACGTTTGGTTTGGCTTTGGTGGGCTGCGGAGGGGCTGTTGGGGAATCCGCGGAGGCCTTGGGACAGGCCACGCAGGGCATCGATGGAGACATCACCCTGACGCTCAACGGAGGGGCAGAGCTGAACCTGGAGTGTGGTGTGAGCACCTGGTCAGATCCGGGCGCCACGGCCACCGATGGTGCCGGCGCGCCGCTGTCAGTCCAAACATATAATTCGGGCAGTGATGCATACGGTCCAGGACCGCAAGCGGGTTCCGAGGGGACGTACTACGTGTCGTATCTGGCCCAGGACGCTAACTGGAACCTCGCGGAGGCGGTCAGGACTGTCATCGTGAGCGATACCCAGGCCCCCACGCTGACGCTCGTGGGCGAGACGGACATCGTCCACACGTGCGGCAGCAACTGGGCGGAGCCGGGCTACAGCGCTTCGGATGCCTGCTACGGGAGCCTGACGTCGTCCGTGGCCGTCACCGGCGGCGTGAACGGCTGGACGGAAGGGACGTACACGGTGGCGTACGCGGTGCAGGACAGCGCCGGCCACCTCACCACGGCGTCGCGCACCGTGACGGTCGTCGATTGCCCCGTCTATGAGTAG